A single window of Streptomyces cathayae DNA harbors:
- a CDS encoding energy-coupling factor ABC transporter substrate-binding protein — translation MSRNAKINSLLLLLVAVLAVVPLVFGLGDHKEEPFAGADAEAEVAITEIDPDYEPWFSPLYEPPSGEIESALFALQAAIGAGVLAYYFGLRRGRRQGAERERGTSTTAADVDDAAPAGSGA, via the coding sequence ATGAGCCGGAACGCCAAGATCAACTCCCTGTTGCTGCTTCTGGTGGCCGTGCTCGCCGTGGTGCCGCTGGTGTTCGGGCTCGGCGATCACAAGGAGGAGCCGTTCGCGGGCGCCGACGCGGAGGCGGAGGTCGCGATCACCGAGATCGACCCGGACTACGAGCCGTGGTTCTCGCCGCTGTACGAACCGCCGTCCGGGGAGATCGAGTCGGCGCTGTTCGCCCTCCAGGCGGCGATCGGCGCGGGCGTGCTCGCGTACTACTTCGGGCTGCGACGGGGGCGTCGGCAGGGGGCGGAACGGGAACGGGGGACCTCCACCACCGCGGCGGACGTCGACGACGCGGCTCCCGCCGGAAGCGGGGCCTGA
- a CDS encoding ABC transporter permease — translation MGHLVARRALLAVPVLLVVTFGAFALAAASPFDPVKAYAGTAALGADQETLDRLRDNLGVDRPFAVRWWEWLTSALTGDLGHSSVMRQPVAEAIGERLIWSTLLCTVAFAVAVLLGTLLGVLAARRPGSLVDRTVTSLAYSLEAAPVFWIALLAVWLFALHLDVLPAGGLTDTGSEHVTAGQVTSHLILPAGVLAVSQLPWFTLYVRQGVGDALAEDPVRGARARGLAERTVLLGHALRSGLLPVLTLIGSRVPELITGALLVETVFSWPGIAAATVEAATAVDFPLLAALTTLATAAVLAGNLLADLLYGLIDPRVKLEEM, via the coding sequence ATGGGACACCTCGTGGCACGGCGGGCCCTGCTCGCCGTGCCCGTCCTCCTCGTCGTCACCTTCGGCGCCTTCGCCCTCGCCGCCGCCTCCCCGTTCGACCCCGTCAAGGCCTACGCCGGAACCGCCGCCCTCGGCGCCGACCAGGAAACCCTGGACCGGCTCCGCGACAACCTCGGCGTGGACCGGCCCTTCGCCGTCCGCTGGTGGGAGTGGCTGACCTCCGCCCTCACCGGCGACCTCGGCCACTCCAGCGTGATGCGGCAGCCGGTGGCCGAGGCGATCGGCGAACGCCTGATCTGGTCCACCCTGCTGTGCACCGTCGCGTTCGCCGTCGCCGTCCTCCTCGGCACCCTGCTCGGCGTCCTCGCCGCCCGCCGCCCCGGCTCGCTCGTCGACCGCACGGTCACCTCCCTCGCCTACTCCCTGGAAGCCGCGCCGGTCTTCTGGATCGCCCTGCTCGCCGTCTGGCTGTTCGCCCTCCACCTCGACGTTCTTCCGGCCGGCGGCCTCACCGACACCGGCAGCGAACACGTCACCGCAGGCCAGGTCACCAGCCACCTGATCCTGCCCGCCGGCGTCCTCGCCGTCTCCCAGCTGCCCTGGTTCACCCTCTACGTCCGCCAGGGCGTCGGCGACGCCCTCGCCGAGGACCCCGTGCGCGGCGCCCGCGCCCGCGGCCTCGCCGAACGCACCGTCCTGCTCGGCCACGCCCTGCGCTCCGGACTGCTGCCCGTCCTCACCCTCATCGGCTCCCGCGTCCCCGAACTCATCACCGGCGCCCTCCTGGTGGAGACCGTCTTCAGCTGGCCCGGCATCGCCGCCGCCACCGTCGAGGCGGCCACCGCCGTCGACTTCCCCCTCCTCGCCGCCCTGACCACCCTCGCCACCGCCGCCGTCCTCGCCGGAAACCTCCTCGCCGACCTCCTGTACGGACTGATCGACCCGAGGGTCAAGCTGGAGGAGATGTGA
- a CDS encoding type II toxin-antitoxin system Phd/YefM family antitoxin: MEIPEVVTVSDARARLSRILTDLSESGADADPVLIGAHRKPQGVLLSVEAFEALSGRAARRAAVASATGSIEAEGLHASEASDRDAEEYVKGDLDADALVARAIARHRTTSQRRAG, encoded by the coding sequence GTGGAGATCCCCGAAGTCGTGACCGTCAGCGACGCGCGCGCGAGGCTGTCGCGGATCCTGACCGACCTGTCGGAGTCCGGCGCGGACGCCGACCCGGTCCTGATCGGCGCCCACCGCAAGCCCCAGGGTGTCCTCCTGTCCGTCGAGGCCTTCGAGGCGCTGAGCGGCCGAGCGGCACGGCGTGCGGCCGTCGCCTCGGCCACCGGTTCCATCGAGGCCGAGGGGCTCCACGCCTCCGAAGCCTCCGACCGGGACGCCGAGGAGTACGTGAAGGGTGACCTCGACGCGGACGCCCTTGTCGCTCGTGCGATCGCCCGCCACCGAACGACTTCGCAGCGGCGGGCAGGGTGA
- a CDS encoding ABC transporter substrate-binding protein, translating into MTTRRIKGAAVAATMAAAVAACSAPGGGTDGAAGGGSADSVVIGVPSEPDTLSPLLGYGKDGNSKIFDGLLARDADLELEPALAKALPEITDDGRTYTYTLRPDVKFSDGEPLTAEDVVYTYETVLDDKTNNTAKSELDAVKEIRADGDDKVVFTLKYPYAAFPARTVLPIVPEHVAGEQDPNTGVFNTAPIGTGPYLLTGWSKGEKLTFKANPDYWGGAPKVKKLTMAIIADDDVRATRLRSGDLDGATLPPNLAATFKNDDGRKTYQATTYDFRAVTLPTGNKITGDTTIRRALDLAVDRQAMVDKILDGAGRPAYGPLPLDDPWYAKDVERPQDLAEAKKILDRDGWKTGTDGIRAKDGTRAAFTLFYPSGDKVRQDHALAYASDAKKAGIDVKVEGATWEVIEPRMGKDAVLAGFGSTGDPDFGLYTLLHSSLAGDGFNNMPHYDDPAVDEALETGRRAQNPDDRKAAYDDLQRALVKNPGYTFLTHIDHLYVLDDRWGDLTTQVEPHEHGFASGPWWNAEDWQPEK; encoded by the coding sequence ATGACGACCCGACGAATAAAGGGTGCCGCCGTCGCGGCGACCATGGCCGCTGCGGTCGCCGCGTGCTCGGCGCCCGGCGGCGGCACGGACGGCGCCGCAGGCGGCGGGTCCGCCGACTCCGTGGTGATCGGGGTCCCCTCCGAACCGGACACGCTGAGCCCCCTGCTCGGCTACGGCAAGGACGGCAACTCCAAGATCTTCGACGGGCTGCTCGCCCGGGACGCCGACCTGGAGCTCGAGCCCGCCCTCGCCAAGGCGCTCCCCGAGATCACCGACGACGGCCGCACCTACACCTACACCCTGCGCCCGGACGTGAAGTTCAGCGACGGCGAACCCCTCACCGCCGAAGACGTGGTCTACACGTACGAGACGGTCCTCGACGACAAGACCAACAACACCGCCAAGAGCGAACTGGACGCTGTCAAGGAGATCCGCGCCGACGGCGACGACAAGGTCGTCTTCACCCTCAAGTACCCCTACGCGGCCTTCCCGGCCCGCACCGTCCTGCCCATCGTCCCCGAACACGTCGCGGGCGAGCAGGACCCCAACACCGGCGTCTTCAACACCGCGCCGATCGGCACCGGACCGTACCTCCTCACCGGCTGGAGCAAGGGCGAGAAGCTCACCTTCAAGGCGAACCCCGACTACTGGGGCGGCGCACCGAAGGTGAAGAAGCTCACCATGGCGATCATCGCCGACGACGACGTCCGCGCCACCCGGCTGCGCTCCGGCGACCTCGACGGCGCGACCCTCCCGCCCAACCTCGCCGCCACCTTCAAGAACGACGACGGCCGCAAGACCTACCAGGCCACCACCTACGACTTCCGCGCCGTCACCCTCCCCACCGGGAACAAGATCACCGGCGACACCACGATCCGCCGCGCCCTCGACCTCGCCGTGGACCGCCAGGCCATGGTCGACAAGATCCTCGACGGCGCCGGCCGCCCCGCCTACGGGCCGCTGCCCCTCGACGACCCCTGGTACGCCAAGGATGTCGAACGCCCCCAGGACCTCGCCGAGGCCAAGAAGATCCTCGACCGCGACGGCTGGAAGACCGGCACGGACGGCATCCGCGCCAAGGACGGCACCCGCGCCGCCTTCACCCTCTTCTACCCCTCCGGCGACAAGGTCCGCCAGGACCACGCCCTCGCCTACGCCTCCGACGCCAAGAAGGCCGGCATCGACGTCAAGGTCGAGGGCGCCACCTGGGAGGTCATCGAACCCCGCATGGGCAAGGACGCCGTCCTCGCCGGCTTCGGCAGCACCGGAGACCCCGACTTCGGCCTCTACACCCTGCTGCACTCCTCCCTCGCCGGCGACGGCTTCAACAACATGCCCCACTACGACGACCCCGCCGTCGACGAGGCCCTCGAAACCGGCCGCCGCGCCCAGAACCCCGACGACCGCAAGGCCGCCTACGACGACCTCCAGCGCGCACTCGTCAAGAACCCCGGCTACACCTTCCTCACCCACATCGACCACCTCTACGTCCTCGACGACCGCTGGGGCGACCTCACCACCCAGGTCGAACCGCACGAGCACGGCTTCGCCAGCGGCCCCTGGTGGAACGCCGAGGACTGGCAGCCCGAGAAGTGA
- the cbiQ gene encoding cobalt ECF transporter T component CbiQ, which yields MLPIDAAAHSSRWRRRHPVDKAVLGLGLTVLAVALPPWPGAALVLLTALAVLLGPAGVPGRRLWRAYRVPLGFCVTGALPLLVRVGGPGGFVSWADGGPLRAGELLLRTSAASLGVLLFAFTTPMSDLLPRLVRAGVPAPLVDVALVTYRMSFLLLDSVRRIGDAQAARLGHTTRAATWRSLGGLGATAFVRSFDRAARLQAGLAGRGYDGTLRVLVPEARISVRFTVMSLALLAALAALTLVLERPLS from the coding sequence GTGCTGCCGATCGACGCGGCGGCGCACAGCAGTCGCTGGCGCCGCCGTCATCCCGTGGACAAGGCCGTGCTCGGGCTGGGGCTGACCGTGTTGGCGGTCGCGCTGCCGCCCTGGCCGGGAGCGGCCCTGGTGCTGCTGACCGCACTCGCGGTGCTGCTGGGCCCGGCGGGGGTGCCGGGGCGGCGGTTGTGGCGTGCCTACCGGGTGCCGCTGGGCTTCTGCGTGACCGGGGCGCTGCCGCTGCTGGTGCGGGTGGGCGGGCCGGGCGGGTTCGTGTCCTGGGCCGACGGCGGGCCGTTGCGCGCCGGGGAGTTGCTGCTGCGCACCTCGGCGGCCTCCCTGGGCGTGCTGCTGTTCGCCTTCACCACGCCGATGTCCGATCTGCTGCCGCGCCTGGTACGGGCCGGGGTGCCCGCTCCCCTGGTGGACGTGGCGCTGGTGACGTACCGGATGAGTTTCCTGCTGCTCGACTCGGTGCGCCGGATCGGGGACGCTCAGGCGGCCCGGCTCGGGCACACCACCCGGGCGGCGACCTGGCGTTCGCTGGGCGGGCTCGGCGCGACCGCGTTCGTCCGGTCCTTCGACCGGGCGGCGCGGCTGCAGGCGGGGCTCGCCGGACGCGGTTACGACGGCACGCTGCGCGTGCTGGTGCCCGAGGCCCGGATCTCGGTGCGCTTCACGGTCATGAGCCTGGCCCTCCTGGCGGCCCTGGCCGCCCTCACCCTCGTTCTGGAAAGGCCGCTGTCGTGA
- a CDS encoding SGNH/GDSL hydrolase family protein: protein MSVRSLRASVLAFVMGAAAVLGMAQPASAAGHHYVALGDSYSSGVGAGSYTSESGDCRRSTKAYPQLWAAANAPSSFKFAACSGATTSSVSSGQLSALNTSTTLVSVTAGGNDMGFADVMQACVLQSEATCVSRVNSAISLMNSSLPGKLDTMYNSIRSRAPQARVVVLGYPRFYKLSGSCIAGLTETERGAINNASDVMNGVIAKRAANAGFAFSSVVDEFTGHELCSGDAWLHSVTVPIENSYHPKATGQSSGYLPAFRTSV, encoded by the coding sequence ATGTCAGTGCGTTCTCTCCGGGCCTCCGTGCTGGCCTTCGTCATGGGTGCCGCAGCCGTCCTCGGCATGGCGCAGCCGGCCTCGGCGGCCGGCCACCACTACGTCGCTCTCGGCGACTCCTACTCCTCCGGTGTGGGCGCCGGGAGCTACACGTCCGAGAGCGGCGACTGCAGACGCAGCACCAAGGCCTACCCCCAACTCTGGGCCGCCGCGAACGCCCCGTCCTCGTTCAAGTTCGCCGCCTGCAGCGGCGCGACCACGAGCAGCGTCTCCAGCGGTCAGCTGAGCGCGCTGAACACATCGACCACGCTCGTCAGCGTCACCGCGGGCGGGAACGACATGGGCTTCGCGGACGTCATGCAGGCCTGTGTGCTGCAGAGCGAGGCGACCTGCGTCAGCCGCGTCAACTCGGCCATCTCCCTCATGAACAGCTCCCTCCCGGGCAAGCTCGACACGATGTACAACAGCATCCGCTCGCGCGCCCCGCAGGCCCGCGTGGTGGTCCTGGGGTACCCGCGCTTCTACAAGCTCTCGGGCAGCTGCATCGCCGGACTCACCGAGACCGAGCGCGGCGCGATCAACAACGCCTCGGACGTGATGAACGGGGTGATCGCCAAGCGGGCGGCCAACGCCGGGTTCGCCTTCTCCAGCGTGGTGGACGAGTTCACCGGCCACGAGCTCTGCTCGGGCGACGCCTGGCTCCACAGCGTGACGGTCCCGATCGAAAACTCCTACCACCCGAAGGCCACCGGCCAGTCGAGCGGCTACCTCCCCGCCTTCCGCACCTCGGTCTGA
- a CDS encoding energy-coupling factor ABC transporter ATP-binding protein, with translation MSGPALVALRGASFAYEDGPAVLTGLDFEVREGRTLALLGRNGSGKTTLMRLLSGGLRPGTGELTVAGRPVRYDRKGLTRLRTTVQLVVQDPDDQLFAASVGQDVSFGPLNLGLSDTEVRARVAEALAALDITALADRPTHLLSYGQRKRTAIAGAVAMRPRVLILDEPTAGLDPDGQERLLATLDGLRANGTTVVMATHDVDLALRWADDAALLTPSGARTGPAPTMLARSDLLAAAGLRLPWGVAAARLLRAQGLLADTAAGPRTPEELAGLIAVSPEPAEHADGG, from the coding sequence GTGAGCGGGCCCGCGCTGGTCGCCCTGCGGGGCGCGTCGTTCGCGTACGAGGACGGCCCGGCCGTGCTCACCGGCCTCGACTTCGAGGTGCGGGAGGGGCGTACGCTCGCGCTGCTGGGCCGCAACGGCAGCGGCAAGACGACGCTGATGCGATTGCTGAGCGGTGGACTGCGTCCGGGCACGGGCGAGTTGACCGTGGCGGGGCGGCCCGTCCGGTACGACCGCAAGGGGCTGACCCGGCTGCGGACGACCGTGCAGCTGGTGGTGCAGGATCCGGACGACCAGTTGTTCGCGGCGTCCGTGGGCCAGGACGTGTCGTTCGGGCCGTTGAACCTCGGCCTGTCCGACACGGAGGTACGGGCGCGGGTCGCGGAGGCGCTGGCCGCGCTCGACATCACGGCCCTCGCCGACCGTCCCACCCATCTGCTGTCCTACGGGCAGCGCAAGCGGACGGCGATCGCGGGCGCGGTGGCGATGCGGCCCCGGGTCCTGATCCTGGACGAGCCGACCGCGGGCCTCGACCCCGACGGCCAGGAGCGGCTGCTCGCCACCCTCGACGGGCTGCGTGCGAACGGCACCACGGTCGTCATGGCCACCCACGACGTGGATCTCGCCCTGCGCTGGGCCGACGACGCGGCCCTGCTCACGCCGTCGGGCGCCCGGACCGGCCCGGCGCCCACGATGCTGGCCCGCAGCGATCTCCTCGCGGCGGCGGGGCTGCGGCTGCCGTGGGGTGTGGCGGCCGCCCGTCTGCTCCGCGCCCAGGGCCTGCTGGCCGACACGGCCGCCGGGCCCCGGACGCCGGAGGAACTGGCCGGGCTCATCGCAGTGTCCCCGGAGCCCGCGGAGCACGCCGACGGCGGATAA
- a CDS encoding RNA-guided endonuclease InsQ/TnpB family protein yields the protein MKLVVQVRLLPTPVQAAALEATLRACNEAATWASEVAFEKGVKRNFALREHTYTEIKARWNLGAQAAQHTIKKACDAYATLRANLAAGRLGRPGSARHRRATRKPVVFRPSGAQPFDDRMLSWQTDRRRVSIWTTSGRVKDVAFTASPEQLATLALYRRGESDLLCRDGRWFLNATCEVPEAPLNPEPVDFLGIDLGIVNIATTSDGEIMAGRELNRIRTRERTLRTKLQKKNTPSARRRLKKRRRKEARRAKDINHKIAKHVVAEAERTGRGIALEDLTGIRGRVRLRKPQRATHSSWAFAQLGAFIAYKARRAGVPVVYVDPAYTSRTCAECGHLDRANRVSQARFACRSCGFVDHADRNSSRNIRARAWESWRRGAQSTAPDPPAGPGRGTGRKRSTTASGARSASPGLQSRVR from the coding sequence GTGAAGCTGGTGGTGCAGGTCAGGCTGCTGCCGACGCCGGTGCAGGCGGCGGCGCTGGAGGCGACCCTGCGGGCCTGCAACGAAGCGGCGACCTGGGCGAGTGAGGTCGCCTTCGAGAAGGGCGTGAAGCGGAACTTTGCGCTGCGTGAGCACACCTACACCGAGATCAAGGCGCGGTGGAACCTGGGCGCGCAGGCGGCCCAGCACACGATCAAGAAGGCCTGCGACGCCTACGCCACCCTGCGGGCGAACCTGGCGGCGGGTCGCCTGGGCCGTCCCGGCTCGGCACGCCACCGCCGCGCCACCCGGAAACCCGTCGTTTTTCGTCCCTCCGGCGCCCAGCCCTTCGACGACCGGATGCTGTCCTGGCAGACCGACCGGCGCCGGGTGTCGATCTGGACGACTTCCGGGCGGGTGAAGGACGTGGCGTTCACCGCCTCACCGGAGCAACTGGCCACCCTGGCCCTCTACCGCAGGGGCGAGTCCGACCTCCTCTGCCGGGACGGCAGGTGGTTCCTGAACGCCACCTGCGAGGTCCCCGAGGCGCCGCTGAACCCGGAGCCGGTGGACTTCCTCGGCATCGACCTGGGCATCGTCAACATCGCCACCACCTCGGACGGCGAGATCATGGCCGGCCGGGAACTCAACCGCATCCGCACCCGGGAACGCACACTCCGCACCAAACTGCAGAAGAAGAACACCCCGTCCGCCCGACGGCGGCTGAAGAAGCGCCGCCGCAAGGAGGCCCGGCGGGCGAAGGACATCAACCACAAGATCGCGAAACATGTGGTGGCCGAGGCAGAACGCACCGGCCGCGGAATCGCCCTGGAAGACCTCACCGGCATCCGCGGACGGGTACGGCTTCGCAAGCCCCAACGGGCCACCCACTCCAGCTGGGCCTTCGCCCAGCTGGGGGCGTTCATCGCGTACAAGGCCCGCCGGGCGGGGGTGCCGGTGGTGTACGTCGATCCGGCGTACACCTCCCGCACCTGCGCCGAGTGCGGGCACCTCGACCGGGCGAACCGGGTCTCCCAGGCCCGGTTCGCATGCCGGTCCTGCGGATTCGTTGATCACGCGGACCGGAACAGCTCCCGCAACATCCGCGCGAGAGCGTGGGAGTCGTGGCGACGCGGGGCGCAGTCAACCGCCCCAGACCCACCTGCCGGACCGGGACGTGGGACAGGACGCAAACGCAGCACCACCGCCAGTGGCGCCCGTTCTGCAAGCCCGGGACTTCAGTCCCGGGTCCGTTGA
- a CDS encoding ABC transporter permease translates to MADTTAEKADATTPTAAATAWRSHGTTRRSTHTLRLRVSATLVALTALAVLLVPPLVQLDQQAVDLASKLLPPSWSHPFGTDDVGRDLLLRCVYGLRVSLLVGVVAALTATVIGTAVGATAGALGGWVDRLVMRLVDTLSSVPHLLLGIFIVALFRPGVWPVVISVALTHWLSTARIVRAEVLSLRSRPYIDAAVSGGASRLRVALRHLLPGVLPQAGLAAVLMIPHAMWHESALSFLGLGLPTHTASLGTLIQGARGSLLAGHWWPTLFPGLFLIIPTLAIAGLAGVWRERINPRRRSELTL, encoded by the coding sequence ATGGCTGACACCACCGCGGAGAAGGCCGACGCGACCACCCCCACGGCCGCCGCGACCGCCTGGCGCTCGCACGGCACCACCCGCCGCTCCACCCACACCCTGCGCCTGCGCGTCTCCGCCACCCTGGTCGCCCTCACCGCCCTCGCGGTGCTGCTCGTCCCCCCACTGGTCCAGCTCGACCAGCAGGCCGTCGACCTCGCCTCGAAACTCCTCCCACCCAGCTGGTCCCACCCCTTCGGCACCGACGACGTCGGCCGCGACCTGCTGCTGCGCTGCGTCTACGGCCTGCGCGTCTCCCTGCTCGTCGGCGTCGTGGCCGCGCTCACCGCCACCGTCATCGGCACCGCCGTCGGAGCCACCGCCGGAGCCCTCGGCGGCTGGGTCGACCGCCTCGTCATGCGCCTGGTCGACACCCTCTCCTCCGTCCCGCACCTGCTGCTCGGCATCTTCATCGTCGCCCTGTTCCGCCCCGGCGTCTGGCCCGTGGTGATCTCGGTCGCCCTCACCCACTGGCTGTCCACCGCCCGCATCGTCCGCGCCGAGGTCCTCTCCCTGCGCTCCCGCCCCTACATCGACGCCGCCGTCTCCGGCGGCGCCTCCCGCCTGCGGGTCGCGCTGCGGCACCTGCTGCCCGGAGTGCTGCCCCAGGCCGGCCTCGCCGCCGTCCTGATGATCCCGCACGCCATGTGGCACGAGTCGGCGCTCTCCTTCCTCGGCCTCGGCCTGCCCACCCACACCGCCAGCCTCGGCACCCTCATCCAGGGCGCCCGCGGCTCCCTGCTCGCCGGCCACTGGTGGCCCACCCTCTTCCCCGGCCTGTTCCTGATCATCCCCACCCTCGCCATCGCCGGACTCGCCGGAGTCTGGCGGGAGCGGATCAACCCCCGCCGCCGATCGGAGCTGACGCTGTGA
- a CDS encoding energy-coupling factor ABC transporter permease has protein sequence MHIAEGFLPPAHAVAWGVASAPFVVHGARTLTREVREHPESTLLLGASGAFTFVLSALKLPSVTGSCSHPTGTGLGAILFRPPVMAVLGTITLLFQALLLAHGGLTTLGANVFSMAVVGPWAGYGVYRLVRRSGAPLMVAVFCGAFVADLSTYCVTSVQLALAFPDPGSGFLGALGKFGSVFAVTQIPLAVSEGLLTVLVMRLLVQSSRGELTRLGVLVAGLGKKSAGTGSSTGTGSGTDAGPGTGEAVAR, from the coding sequence ATGCACATAGCCGAGGGTTTTCTACCGCCGGCGCACGCGGTCGCCTGGGGCGTCGCGTCGGCGCCGTTCGTCGTCCACGGAGCCCGGACGCTCACCCGTGAGGTCAGGGAACATCCCGAGAGCACGCTGCTGCTGGGCGCGTCGGGAGCGTTCACCTTCGTCCTGTCCGCGCTGAAACTGCCCTCGGTGACCGGGAGTTGCTCCCATCCCACCGGTACCGGGCTGGGCGCCATCCTGTTCCGGCCGCCGGTCATGGCGGTGCTGGGCACCATCACCCTGCTGTTCCAGGCCCTGTTGCTCGCCCACGGCGGGCTGACCACGCTCGGCGCCAACGTCTTCTCGATGGCGGTCGTCGGCCCGTGGGCGGGGTACGGGGTCTACCGGCTGGTGCGGCGGTCCGGGGCGCCGCTGATGGTGGCGGTGTTCTGCGGCGCGTTCGTCGCCGACCTGTCGACGTACTGCGTGACGAGTGTGCAGCTGGCGCTCGCCTTTCCCGACCCGGGGAGCGGATTCCTGGGCGCGCTGGGCAAGTTCGGCTCCGTCTTCGCCGTCACGCAGATTCCGCTCGCGGTGAGCGAGGGGCTGCTGACGGTGCTGGTGATGCGCCTGCTGGTGCAGTCCAGCAGGGGCGAACTGACCCGGCTCGGGGTGCTGGTGGCGGGGCTCGGGAAGAAGTCGGCGGGCACGGGCTCAAGCACGGGCACGGGCTCGGGCACGGACGCAGGCCCGGGCACGGGCGAGGCGGTGGCCCGATGA